The Stomoxys calcitrans chromosome 3, idStoCalc2.1, whole genome shotgun sequence genome includes a region encoding these proteins:
- the LOC106095170 gene encoding alpha-(1,3)-fucosyltransferase B codes for MIHWNIGKWRKLLIFLIIIAFLLATCQILQGENGKQRWTTKAAQNHIPLIIWWTPLLDGGYDSKRMCETNFCKFTTKRDQLNEAKAILFYGSNVKIGDFPLPRQPHHIWALIHEESPRNVPFMPYMEWLQHFNFTSTFSRHSNMPLTTYYLTDVDNLTSPTYVIPIGEKSRHKDEALVLFMQSDCDTMSGRDDYVKELMNYIKVDSYGTCLKNRKLPPSLQKIQHDYLNNLYSPELLKFMARYKFIMSYENGVCEDYITEKFWRPLIAGAIPIYFGSPSIKDWSPNEKSFINVRDFKSPESLAIYLKELDSHDKAYNSYLNHKYNMLQPISNKRLLDELNSRKAAMYNGDIFQSFECAVCSYVHEQTKQAKRQMASELPYQCSHEPVYPSMYAKVSNYEDWYSIMSVGKCKAIILDNLFKRNKNFSDAEFMKMLNKDLSLGKC; via the exons ATGATACATTGGAATATAGGCAAATGGAGGAAGTTGTTGATTTTCTTAATAATTATCGCTTTTCTCCTGGCGACTTGTCAAATATTGCAAGGTGAAAATGGAAAACAACGATGGACCACAAAAGCGGCACAAAACCACATTCCGCTGATAATTTGGTGGACACCCTTACTTGACGGTGGTTATGACTCAAAGCGAATGTGCGAAACGAATTTTTGTAAATTCACCACAAAACGGGATCAACTGAACGAGGCAAAG GCCATTTTATTTTATGGATCTAATGTGAAAATTGGTGACTTCCCTCTTCCACGGCAACCTCATCATATATGGGCCCTAATACACGAAGAATCGCCGCGAAATGTTCCGTTTATGCCATATATGGAGTGGcttcaacattttaattttacgTCGACTTTTAGTCGCCACAGTAATATGCCGCTTACGACGTATTATTTGACTGACGTAGATAATTTAACAAGTCCCACCTATGTTATACCCATTGGAGAAAAATCAAGACACAAAGACGAAGCTCTGGTACTTTTTATGCAATCAGACTGTGATACTATGTCCGGACGCGATGATTATGTAAAGGAGTTAATGAATTACATTAAAGTGGATTCATACGGCACGTGTCTAAAGAATCGCAAGTTGCCTCCCAG TCTGCAGAAAATTCAACATGACTACCTAAATAATCTATACTCTCCCGAACTGTTAAAATTCATGGCACGCTATAAGTTTATAATGTCGTATGAAAATGGTGTTTGCGAAGATTACATAACGGAGAAATTTTGGAGACCCCTTATTGCAGGAGCCATACCGATTTATTTTGGCTCGCCTTCAATAAAG GATTGGTCTCCAAACGAAAAATCATTTATAAATGTGCGAGATTTTAAGAGTCCGGAATCATTAGCCATTTACCTAAAGGAATTGGATTCACACGACAAAGCATACAATTCCTATTTAAATCATAAGTACAATATGCTTCAGCCAATTTCTAACAAGCGGCTATTGGACGAGCTCAATTCGCGTAAAGCAGCAATGTACAATGGTGATATATTTCAAAGCTTTGAATGCGCCGTCTGCTCATACGTTCATGAACAGACAAAACAAGCAAAACGTCAAATGGCGTCAGAACTGCCTTACCAATGTTCGCATGAGCCCGTGTACCCATCTATGTATGCTAAAGTTTCAAACTATGAGGATTGGTATTCAATAATGTCCGTAGGCAAATGCAAAGCTATTATACTAGACAATTTGTTTAAACGCAACAAGAATTTTTCAGACGCggaatttatgaaaatgttaaatAAAGATCTATCTCTTGGTAAATGTTGA
- the LOC106086895 gene encoding bis(5'-nucleosyl)-tetraphosphatase [asymmetrical] gives MAKRAAGFVIFRRLQDEIEFLLLKASYGNFHWSAPKGHVDPGEDDYTTAVRETREEAGYTEEDLNIYKDNPITLNYEVKGKPKVVIYWLAELNDPSKEPTLSEEHTELKWLTKEAAKEIVGYKDNQEMIDKFYEVISTLCIKK, from the exons ATGGCTAAAAGAGCTGCTGGATTTGTCATATTTCGCCGTCTACAAGATGAAATAGAATTTCTTTTACTAAAG GCATCTTATGGCAACTTCCATTGGTCAGCACCCAAAGGGCATGTAGATCCTGGGGAAGATGATTACACTACGGCTGTAAGAGAAACGAGAGAGGAAGCCGG ATACACTGAagaagatttgaatatatacaAAGATAATCCAATTACATTGAACTACGAAGTAAAAGGCAAACCTAAAGTTGTTATTTACTGGCTGGCCGAATTAAATGATCCATCTAAAGAACCTACCCTTTCAGAAGAACATACGGAATTAAAATGGCTTACTAAGGAGGCAGCAAAagaaattgttggatataaggACAATCAAGAAATGATTGACAAATTTTATGAAGTAATATCGACATTAtgtataaagaaataa